One Spirochaeta cellobiosiphila DSM 17781 DNA window includes the following coding sequences:
- a CDS encoding carbon-phosphorus lyase complex subunit PhnI, whose amino-acid sequence MAYVAVRGGREAIESSLLRREVLRVQSAVLLEVEAIQGGMKSLIDQVMSEASLYDRELAALAIKQGQGSPEEAVFLLRAYRSTVPRLYTTKELNTDSLFIQRRISAAFKDIPGGQLLGSSPDYSQRLLDFSLIEERVPDLKALLSLYQRESSGSAIPKDWIYPKVVDYLRKEGLLKDFPLDRTLPKDVTTASISFPTSRSERLQVLTRGQTGAVTSLGYASLRGFGGGALHPTVGELRVGLLPLYIDDPYEETSEDREYYIGDIEISEVETLIPVTKSLGQGQEELEFELGYGICYGQNETKVIAMSLLDHNLETKDIRYPTHQEEFVLLHIDSVEATGFISHLKLPHYVTFQSKLEALRRVRKSGGSQE is encoded by the coding sequence ATGGCCTATGTTGCTGTAAGAGGGGGACGCGAAGCTATAGAAAGTTCTTTACTCAGGCGCGAGGTCCTTCGTGTTCAGTCCGCTGTGCTTCTGGAGGTAGAAGCCATACAAGGAGGAATGAAGTCGCTCATAGATCAAGTCATGTCTGAAGCCAGTCTCTACGATAGGGAATTAGCCGCTTTGGCCATTAAACAGGGACAAGGGAGTCCTGAAGAAGCTGTTTTCCTATTGAGAGCTTACCGCTCTACCGTCCCTCGGCTTTATACAACAAAAGAACTTAATACAGATTCCCTGTTTATACAAAGACGAATATCAGCGGCTTTTAAAGATATCCCCGGTGGGCAGTTATTAGGATCCTCACCTGATTATTCCCAGCGTCTCCTTGATTTTTCCCTTATTGAAGAAAGGGTTCCAGACTTAAAAGCATTGCTTTCTCTCTATCAACGGGAAAGTTCTGGTTCTGCCATCCCAAAGGATTGGATCTATCCCAAAGTCGTAGATTATCTGCGCAAAGAAGGCCTCCTCAAAGATTTTCCTTTGGATCGTACCCTTCCAAAAGATGTTACAACAGCTTCAATCAGCTTCCCTACATCGCGATCTGAACGATTACAAGTATTAACAAGAGGACAGACAGGGGCTGTAACCTCTTTAGGTTATGCCTCTCTAAGAGGATTCGGAGGAGGAGCCCTCCATCCCACAGTAGGTGAGTTACGGGTAGGGCTTTTGCCCCTCTATATCGATGATCCCTATGAAGAAACCTCAGAGGACAGGGAATACTACATAGGGGATATTGAAATATCTGAAGTGGAGACCCTCATTCCTGTTACCAAATCCTTGGGACAGGGGCAGGAAGAGCTAGAGTTTGAACTGGGCTATGGTATTTGCTACGGCCAGAATGAAACCAAAGTGATAGCCATGAGTCTACTCGATCATAATCTAGAGACTAAAGATATCCGCTATCCTACTCATCAGGAAGAGTTTGTTCTCCTTCACATTGATTCTGTAGAAGCCACAGGATTTATATCCCATCTAAAGCTTCCCCATTACGTAACTTTCCAATCCAAATTAGAAGCTCTACGGAGGGTAAGAAAATCAGGAGGGTCCCAGGAATGA
- a CDS encoding alpha-D-ribose 1-methylphosphonate 5-phosphate C-P-lyase PhnJ, whose protein sequence is MSLAGKKHHYAFFDESSKKVIRRAALKAIAIPGYQVPFPSREMPIARGWGTGGLQLTLSLIGKGDTLKVIDQGADDSVNAVNIKKLITQTTTDIEVTTHTKKATLIQSRHRIPEIELEEEQIMILQVPIPEPLRSIEPSEGKTKILHSEQEYSGAFLSLFEEIVKTGDMTTGADHPVMVQNRYVMAPSPIPRYDNNRLHESKNLFLFGAGREKKIYAVPPYTKVESLGFEDVPFKAEEFKDKTCRLCGAQNVFMDELVDTETNQTYYQCNDTSYCQERQDSSKEVLLG, encoded by the coding sequence ATGAGTTTAGCCGGTAAAAAACACCATTATGCCTTCTTTGATGAATCCTCCAAGAAGGTTATTAGAAGAGCTGCTTTGAAAGCTATAGCCATCCCGGGATACCAAGTTCCCTTTCCCAGCAGGGAAATGCCCATAGCCAGAGGTTGGGGGACAGGTGGTTTACAATTAACCTTATCCCTTATAGGTAAAGGGGATACTCTTAAAGTTATCGATCAGGGGGCAGACGATTCTGTTAATGCGGTCAATATCAAAAAACTAATCACCCAAACCACAACGGACATTGAAGTAACTACCCATACAAAGAAGGCTACTTTGATACAATCGCGCCATAGAATCCCCGAAATAGAACTGGAGGAAGAGCAAATCATGATCCTTCAAGTCCCTATTCCTGAACCACTACGGAGCATTGAACCTTCAGAAGGAAAAACAAAAATCCTCCACAGTGAACAAGAGTATTCAGGGGCCTTTCTAAGCCTCTTTGAAGAAATCGTTAAAACAGGGGACATGACAACAGGAGCCGATCATCCTGTCATGGTCCAGAATCGGTATGTTATGGCTCCCAGTCCCATCCCCCGCTATGACAATAACAGACTTCATGAGAGTAAGAATCTCTTCCTTTTTGGAGCAGGGCGGGAAAAGAAAATCTATGCGGTTCCCCCTTATACAAAAGTCGAAAGTCTCGGTTTTGAGGATGTTCCTTTCAAAGCAGAAGAATTCAAAGATAAAACCTGTCGCCTCTGTGGGGCTCAAAATGTGTTTATGGATGAGCTAGTTGATACAGAAACAAATCAAACCTACTACCAGTGTAATGACACAAGCTATTGTCAGGAACGGCAGGATTCCTCAAAGGAGGTGCTCCTTGGCTAA
- a CDS encoding ATP-binding cassette domain-containing protein, producing MANESKPLLSIRNLNKQFGTGCSYCHSHKEGLDHNYCPRCGTVYALQNVNFDLYPQEILGIVGESGSGKSTLMQCLYFDQYPQQGNYHFQGEEYTNLFEAPRREQRRLRNEKFGMIYQNPLRGLRMNYSSLSNIGENLIAAGWRNVESMTNRAEFLLDQVKIASFRMKESPSHFSGGMQQRVQIAKALSNNPPVLFLDEVTTGLDLSVQAKVLDLIKEIQREYKVSMLLVSHDLSVVKMLADRALVMLNGQVIEEGLTDQILEDPQHQYTQELVHSLL from the coding sequence TTGGCTAATGAATCAAAGCCTCTCTTATCTATAAGAAATTTGAATAAACAATTTGGTACAGGATGTTCCTATTGCCACAGCCATAAAGAGGGACTGGACCATAATTACTGTCCCCGCTGTGGGACGGTTTATGCCTTACAGAATGTCAATTTCGATCTCTATCCTCAGGAAATCCTTGGGATCGTCGGTGAATCGGGCAGTGGAAAGTCGACACTAATGCAATGTTTGTATTTTGATCAATATCCCCAGCAAGGGAATTATCACTTTCAGGGAGAAGAGTATACCAACCTCTTTGAGGCTCCCCGAAGAGAACAACGTCGTTTACGGAATGAGAAGTTCGGAATGATCTATCAAAATCCCCTTAGAGGATTACGGATGAACTATTCCTCCTTATCCAACATAGGGGAGAACCTGATTGCTGCCGGATGGCGAAATGTAGAATCCATGACTAATCGGGCAGAGTTTTTACTAGACCAGGTCAAGATCGCCTCCTTCCGTATGAAAGAATCTCCTTCCCACTTCTCAGGGGGAATGCAACAGAGGGTGCAGATAGCCAAAGCCTTATCAAACAACCCTCCAGTTCTCTTTCTGGATGAGGTTACCACAGGATTAGACCTATCAGTTCAGGCAAAAGTTCTGGATTTGATAAAAGAAATTCAACGGGAATACAAAGTAAGCATGCTCCTTGTCTCCCATGATTTATCTGTGGTCAAAATGTTAGCTGACAGAGCGTTAGTCATGCTCAATGGTCAAGTCATTGAAGAAGGCTTAACAGATCAGATATTAGAAGATCCCCAACACCAGTACACACAGGAACTGGTTCATTCCCTACTATGA
- the phnM gene encoding phosphonate metabolism protein PhnM, with the protein MKTILKGHIVTPHKVLPDHLLIMEEGHITEIKACRNDFPDSYIDTQGSYILPGLIDVHSDYIEQIAAPRPSSVMDFSIALKEAERNLIGQGITTMYHSLSFYQSWKFDDKVIRQASHTRRFVELIDRLRRKNSLIRHRFHARFEIDSLDRVEELEDYIKSDMVHLLSFMDHTPGQGQYRNLEVYKKFIKGYRKLSEEEADEVIKRTQTAQKLPITAIQELAQLAISRGVPVASHDDDTIDKLHLNKELSLNISEFPITMEVAKEARRLGFYTVAGAPNILLGGSHSGNLSAAEAILEGAIDTLCSDYYPAAMIHCIFKLHDDYGLSLPEALNLVSLNPAKAVGLEDRLGSLEAGKEADVLVLHLNDEKLPLITSVYVQGQLKYQTHY; encoded by the coding sequence ATGAAAACAATATTGAAAGGTCATATCGTCACTCCCCACAAAGTACTTCCTGATCATTTACTGATAATGGAAGAGGGACACATTACTGAGATTAAAGCTTGCCGTAATGATTTTCCAGATTCCTATATTGATACCCAGGGATCCTATATTCTTCCTGGACTAATTGATGTTCACTCTGATTATATCGAGCAGATTGCCGCTCCGCGACCATCAAGTGTTATGGATTTTTCGATAGCTCTCAAAGAAGCAGAGAGAAACTTAATAGGACAGGGAATTACCACCATGTATCATAGCCTGTCCTTTTATCAAAGCTGGAAGTTTGATGACAAGGTTATCCGACAAGCCTCTCATACCAGACGTTTTGTTGAACTCATTGATCGTCTCCGCCGGAAGAACAGTCTCATCCGTCACCGCTTTCATGCTCGTTTTGAGATAGACAGCTTAGATAGGGTCGAAGAGCTGGAAGATTATATTAAGTCTGACATGGTGCATCTACTCTCCTTCATGGATCATACCCCCGGTCAGGGGCAGTATAGAAACCTGGAAGTCTATAAGAAATTCATCAAAGGGTATCGCAAGCTATCAGAAGAAGAAGCTGATGAAGTGATAAAGCGAACCCAAACAGCACAGAAGCTGCCTATCACTGCTATACAGGAATTAGCTCAACTAGCGATCAGTCGGGGCGTTCCTGTAGCCAGTCATGATGATGATACGATTGATAAGTTACATTTGAATAAGGAATTATCTCTTAATATATCTGAGTTTCCCATTACTATGGAAGTCGCAAAAGAAGCGCGACGTCTAGGTTTTTACACTGTCGCTGGTGCTCCCAATATTCTCTTGGGAGGAAGTCATTCCGGGAATCTTTCAGCCGCGGAAGCTATCTTAGAGGGGGCTATCGATACCCTCTGTAGTGACTATTATCCTGCGGCTATGATCCATTGTATCTTCAAGCTTCATGATGACTATGGCTTATCCCTCCCAGAGGCTTTGAATCTTGTCTCCCTGAATCCTGCAAAAGCAGTTGGTTTGGAGGATCGCTTAGGTTCCCTGGAAGCAGGAAAAGAAGCGGATGTACTTGTTCTTCATCTTAATGATGAAAAGCTCCCTCTCATTACCTCTGTGTATGTTCAAGGGCAGCTTAAATACCAAACCCATTATTAA
- a CDS encoding chloramphenicol acetyltransferase, with the protein MKILKEEHPSVGADSVLSKVVTGAYVDIGEQNHIDHSVIGDYSYTGPWCIIQNTHIGKFSNIAAMVRIGPTDHPMERPSQHHFTYRRQLFGLRDTNDDTFFQKRRERITTIGHDSWIGHGAIILPEINIGIGSVIGAGSVVTKDVPPYGIVVGNPARFIRHRFDPSQIEQLLSIQWWDWSHDCLKERLEDFSLPIQEFIHKYQNNNRSHS; encoded by the coding sequence ATGAAGATATTAAAGGAAGAGCATCCCTCTGTTGGGGCTGATTCTGTTTTAAGCAAAGTCGTAACAGGGGCTTATGTCGATATTGGAGAGCAAAACCATATCGATCACAGTGTCATTGGCGATTATTCCTATACAGGACCTTGGTGCATCATTCAGAATACCCACATTGGAAAATTCAGTAATATTGCTGCTATGGTACGTATTGGCCCAACAGACCATCCTATGGAAAGACCAAGTCAGCATCACTTTACCTATAGGCGTCAGTTATTTGGATTAAGGGATACTAATGATGATACTTTCTTTCAAAAGCGAAGGGAACGTATCACGACCATAGGTCATGATAGCTGGATCGGACACGGTGCCATTATCCTTCCGGAAATCAACATAGGTATTGGATCGGTCATTGGCGCAGGTTCTGTAGTGACAAAAGATGTCCCCCCCTATGGGATCGTCGTGGGGAATCCTGCCCGTTTCATTCGCCACCGTTTTGATCCCTCCCAGATAGAACAGCTCCTTTCCATTCAATGGTGGGATTGGTCCCATGATTGTCTAAAGGAACGATTGGAGGATTTTTCCCTGCCTATCCAGGAGTTTATTCACAAGTACCAAAACAATAACAGGAGCCACTCATGA
- a CDS encoding phosphonate C-P lyase system protein PhnL, giving the protein MNQALLHIQEVSKSFYLHDHNKSIEGCRDINISLYPGEFVGITGKSGSGKSTILKLIYGTYIPQKGSILYDSEAYGMVNLYELSHRQRIFLRQYEIGYVSQFLQVVPRTTALTILIQAGREKGLSHKDSEVRAIELLTHFELSEELWDSYPATFSGGEKLRLNIARAMVKEPRLLLLDEPTASLDHHSKGKVRSLIAQLKERGTTMLGIFHDLEFMEGLCDREHHMSQGQMEALC; this is encoded by the coding sequence ATGAATCAAGCTTTATTACATATCCAAGAGGTGAGCAAATCTTTTTACCTTCATGATCATAACAAAAGCATAGAAGGTTGTCGTGATATTAATATATCCCTTTATCCCGGTGAGTTTGTAGGTATTACGGGTAAGAGTGGAAGCGGCAAATCAACCATCCTCAAACTCATCTATGGAACCTATATCCCTCAGAAAGGGAGCATTTTATATGACAGTGAGGCCTATGGGATGGTGAATCTTTATGAACTGAGCCATCGTCAGAGGATCTTCCTTCGTCAGTATGAAATAGGTTATGTTAGTCAGTTTCTTCAGGTTGTTCCCAGGACTACCGCTTTAACCATCTTAATTCAAGCAGGAAGGGAAAAAGGATTATCCCATAAGGATAGTGAAGTGAGAGCTATAGAACTATTAACCCATTTTGAATTATCAGAAGAATTATGGGACTCTTATCCCGCAACCTTTTCAGGTGGAGAAAAACTAAGACTGAATATAGCCCGGGCTATGGTAAAAGAACCGCGATTACTCCTTCTGGATGAACCAACAGCTTCCCTGGATCATCATTCCAAAGGAAAGGTCAGATCTCTTATTGCCCAGCTCAAGGAAAGGGGGACCACCATGTTGGGTATCTTCCATGATCTAGAGTTCATGGAAGGCTTATGTGATAGGGAACATCATATGAGCCAGGGACAAATGGAGGCCTTATGTTAA
- a CDS encoding PHP domain-containing protein, giving the protein MLIDLHLHSWVSDGSYSPRNLMKLAQERGIAALSLTDHDTVEHQGENESMASRFNLLYLRGIEISAFDPDTGRKVHILGYQYNRNPYHIQDLCSATLKKRHNNTLEQIQIIQAQGYPVTVQEVEDKAYCLNSHSRCLYKQHIMAVLKDKKITTEIYSDLYRELFKSGGIAARDISYVTYHDAIAAIKADGGIPVLAHPGQSAVYDLVPHMVYLGLQGIELAHPDHSSDDYKKVRALANEYDLICTGGSDFHGEYGKEDALGLMTVPPGDWEILKKNCLNFN; this is encoded by the coding sequence ATGTTAATCGATTTGCACCTCCATTCCTGGGTCTCCGATGGCAGTTATTCTCCTCGTAACTTAATGAAATTGGCACAAGAGAGGGGAATTGCTGCTTTATCCCTGACAGATCACGACACAGTAGAGCACCAGGGGGAAAATGAAAGCATGGCGAGTCGCTTCAACTTACTCTATCTCAGGGGTATTGAAATATCCGCCTTTGATCCCGATACGGGACGAAAGGTTCATATCTTAGGATATCAGTATAACCGGAATCCCTATCATATTCAGGACCTATGTTCTGCTACTCTTAAGAAAAGACATAATAATACTTTGGAGCAAATACAAATCATTCAGGCTCAAGGATATCCTGTCACTGTACAGGAAGTAGAAGATAAAGCTTACTGTCTGAATTCCCATTCCAGATGTTTGTACAAACAACACATTATGGCTGTACTTAAAGATAAGAAAATAACCACAGAGATCTACTCTGATCTGTATAGGGAACTTTTTAAGTCAGGAGGGATAGCTGCCCGGGATATCTCTTATGTAACATATCACGATGCCATTGCTGCCATTAAGGCTGATGGAGGAATCCCTGTCTTAGCTCATCCTGGACAATCAGCTGTCTATGACTTAGTTCCCCATATGGTTTACTTAGGATTACAAGGGATTGAATTAGCCCATCCTGATCATAGTTCTGATGACTATAAAAAGGTAAGGGCATTAGCCAATGAATATGACCTTATCTGTACAGGAGGAAGTGATTTTCATGGCGAATACGGCAAGGAAGATGCCCTGGGATTAATGACTGTTCCTCCTGGTGATTGGGAGATTTTAAAGAAAAACTGTTTAAACTTTAACTAG
- a CDS encoding PhnD/SsuA/transferrin family substrate-binding protein codes for MKKIVSILLVALSLTMGLYANGGQESSNDELVWVWYPNESTPEFAETRTELIRIVSEALGRPIKEQLTTDYAIAIEALVNENAAFSWFGGEGYVQAHAREKAVLPLVVNTGNSGTLSDAKYYSMLGTLLENTDQYKIGGDYNLDTLKQKKFSFVSNSSTSGFRVPSSIISKNFNVTADDLLEGGSDKVFAQVLFGGSHQGSLMNVLTGKADIGAFCNSCVNEYVSWEQGSYDDPQAGDILVVKDGADAPFDQEAGKKVRLIATVPVLNAPLVVNTNLVTPEEVAKVQQVLMSSEVYNNKLLFAPKGSDIKALFRAGQKFATVEDSWYDPIRKLSGMK; via the coding sequence GTGAAAAAAATCGTGTCTATTTTACTTGTGGCTTTAAGTTTAACCATGGGGCTCTATGCCAATGGCGGTCAAGAAAGCTCAAATGATGAATTAGTATGGGTATGGTATCCCAATGAATCTACTCCTGAGTTTGCTGAAACTCGTACAGAATTAATACGTATTGTATCAGAAGCATTGGGAAGACCTATCAAGGAACAGTTAACAACAGATTATGCCATTGCTATCGAAGCCTTAGTTAATGAAAATGCAGCCTTTTCATGGTTTGGTGGAGAAGGTTATGTTCAGGCCCATGCCCGTGAAAAAGCTGTATTACCTTTAGTTGTGAACACAGGAAACTCAGGTACTCTATCAGATGCCAAGTATTACTCCATGTTAGGAACCCTTCTTGAAAACACGGATCAGTATAAAATTGGTGGAGACTATAACCTGGATACACTAAAACAAAAGAAGTTCTCCTTTGTTTCTAACTCCTCTACTAGTGGCTTCCGTGTCCCTTCCAGTATCATTAGTAAAAACTTCAATGTAACAGCAGATGACCTTCTCGAAGGTGGCTCTGATAAGGTATTTGCCCAGGTTCTTTTTGGTGGTTCCCACCAGGGATCTTTGATGAATGTTTTGACTGGTAAAGCTGATATTGGTGCTTTTTGTAACTCCTGTGTTAATGAATATGTATCCTGGGAACAAGGTTCTTATGATGATCCCCAAGCTGGTGATATTCTGGTAGTTAAAGATGGTGCTGATGCTCCGTTTGATCAAGAAGCGGGTAAAAAGGTACGATTGATTGCTACTGTTCCTGTTCTTAATGCTCCCTTGGTTGTTAATACTAATCTCGTTACACCAGAAGAAGTTGCTAAGGTACAACAAGTCCTTATGTCTTCAGAAGTATACAACAATAAACTTCTCTTTGCTCCTAAAGGATCTGACATTAAAGCTCTATTTCGGGCCGGGCAAAAGTTTGCCACAGTGGAAGATTCCTGGTACGACCCTATTCGTAAATTAAGCGGTATGAAGTAA
- the phnC gene encoding phosphonate ABC transporter ATP-binding protein, which translates to MALLEVNDLTKYYKDVLALNKINIDITKGEFVSVIGPSGSGKTTFIRCINRLIDSSDGQILFDDQNMLSLKGHKLRKARAKIGMIFQHYNLVTRLTVIENVLHGRLGYKSTIEGVLGIYSEQEKQMAMEVLALVGLEDYAYRRCDQLSGGQMQRVGIARALVQEPLLLLCDEPISSLDPGSAKIVMDYIRKVQQEYGITTLVNLHQVEVAKTYSDRILGFNKGNLVFDGTPPELDNESIYNIYGTEAYELIN; encoded by the coding sequence ATGGCACTTTTGGAAGTGAATGATTTAACTAAGTACTACAAAGATGTACTGGCACTTAATAAAATAAATATTGATATTACAAAGGGTGAGTTTGTCTCAGTCATCGGTCCTTCAGGATCAGGAAAGACAACCTTTATCCGCTGCATTAACCGTCTCATTGATTCCTCTGATGGACAGATCTTATTTGATGATCAGAACATGCTAAGCCTCAAGGGACATAAATTACGAAAGGCCCGGGCCAAAATAGGTATGATTTTCCAACACTATAATCTGGTAACCCGTTTGACAGTGATTGAGAATGTTCTTCATGGGCGGCTAGGTTATAAATCCACCATTGAAGGGGTCCTGGGGATCTATTCAGAACAGGAGAAGCAAATGGCTATGGAGGTGCTGGCTCTTGTAGGATTGGAAGATTATGCCTATAGACGTTGTGATCAATTGTCCGGAGGGCAAATGCAACGGGTAGGGATAGCACGGGCTTTGGTTCAAGAGCCTTTATTATTGTTATGTGATGAACCTATATCATCCCTGGATCCGGGATCAGCTAAGATCGTTATGGATTATATTCGTAAAGTCCAACAGGAATATGGGATAACCACCCTGGTCAATTTACATCAGGTAGAAGTGGCTAAGACCTATTCAGACAGGATCCTTGGATTCAATAAGGGGAACCTTGTCTTTGATGGAACCCCACCGGAATTAGACAATGAGTCTATCTATAATATCTACGGGACAGAGGCATATGAACTCATCAATTAA